The following proteins come from a genomic window of Paenibacillus swuensis:
- a CDS encoding carbohydrate ABC transporter permease, translating into MAENNIVWKKTQGIVLRLFLLLSALTVLLPLLWVLNSSLKTNAEFFADPWSLPASPQWINYYNAWFSSKFYLYFMNSFLVVAGALVLVLLMASTSAFALSRFRFMGSKIMGFVYTAGMMIPSILLLVPLFFQAQALHMTNSLTGIIIIYAVLQVPFTLFLLSGFFKAIPHSLMEASVLDGASYYQMFIRVALPLVKPGIVIAAIVNVINFWNEYPIAITFISEEEKFTIPIGISFLSTAMQYRTDYGALFAGLTIAMLPVLVLYGFFQKQLQDGMSMGSGVKG; encoded by the coding sequence ATGGCAGAAAACAATATCGTTTGGAAAAAAACACAAGGGATCGTACTCCGGCTGTTCCTTCTGCTGAGCGCCTTGACGGTGCTTTTGCCGCTGCTGTGGGTATTAAATTCTTCGCTGAAGACAAATGCGGAATTTTTTGCAGACCCTTGGTCGCTGCCTGCTTCACCGCAGTGGATCAACTATTACAACGCCTGGTTCTCCTCCAAATTTTACTTGTATTTTATGAACAGTTTTTTGGTAGTGGCTGGCGCATTGGTGCTGGTCCTCTTGATGGCGTCTACCTCAGCGTTTGCCTTGTCCCGGTTTCGCTTCATGGGTTCAAAAATCATGGGGTTCGTCTATACGGCAGGAATGATGATTCCTTCTATTCTGCTGCTGGTGCCGTTGTTCTTTCAAGCCCAAGCTTTGCACATGACGAACAGTCTGACCGGGATTATTATCATTTATGCTGTGTTGCAAGTCCCCTTTACGCTGTTTTTATTGAGCGGATTTTTCAAAGCGATTCCGCATTCCTTAATGGAAGCAAGCGTACTGGACGGAGCTTCGTATTATCAAATGTTTATTAGGGTCGCCTTACCTTTGGTTAAGCCGGGTATAGTAATAGCCGCTATTGTAAATGTAATTAACTTTTGGAACGAGTACCCGATTGCCATCACGTTCATTTCGGAAGAGGAGAAATTTACGATTCCCATCGGGATCTCATTCTTATCTACAGCCATGCAATATCGTACCGATTACGGCGCCTTATTCGCCGGATTAACCATCGCTATGCTGCCTGTATTAGTGCTATATGGCTTTTTTCAGAAACAGCTGCAGGATGGGATGTCGATGGGAAGCGGCGTCAAAGGGTGA
- a CDS encoding carbohydrate ABC transporter permease yields MNKLDIRNGARSRFLLLFTVPTFALYVIFAIIPLYSGIKTSLYEWSGYSDVRTFVGLQNYMELFKDPIFKESIMNDMLILLGKEILILALAVLLAALLTRKLISKKEAGFYRFVLFLPCVISVVVIGILWSFVLQPNNGFVNELLKLVGFESWTHAWLGEYKTVIPSVIMIASWAGIGLFMITIIAAINDVPEEIYEAARIDGASETRQLFQITLPLIMEQIKFVIITVLYTTLNLNFVIIMSTTGGGPNYQSEVMGSYIYRFAFASNRVGYASAAAVILLIISTGLALLVKRVLERNSEEL; encoded by the coding sequence ATGAATAAGTTAGATATAAGAAATGGTGCCCGAAGCAGATTTTTGCTGCTGTTTACAGTTCCCACGTTTGCACTGTATGTAATATTTGCAATCATCCCTTTATATTCAGGCATCAAAACAAGTTTGTACGAATGGTCGGGTTATTCGGATGTCCGCACGTTCGTTGGCTTACAGAATTATATGGAATTGTTCAAGGATCCCATTTTTAAAGAATCTATTATGAACGATATGTTGATCCTTCTGGGTAAGGAGATACTCATTTTAGCATTGGCTGTGCTGCTTGCCGCTTTATTGACACGAAAGTTGATTTCAAAGAAAGAGGCGGGCTTCTACCGCTTCGTGTTGTTCCTGCCATGCGTGATCTCCGTAGTGGTAATCGGTATATTGTGGTCTTTTGTATTGCAGCCGAATAACGGATTTGTGAACGAGCTGCTTAAGCTGGTTGGCTTCGAGAGCTGGACCCATGCCTGGCTGGGTGAATACAAAACGGTCATCCCGTCTGTCATTATGATTGCATCATGGGCGGGTATCGGATTGTTTATGATTACGATTATTGCTGCCATCAACGATGTTCCCGAAGAAATTTACGAGGCTGCGAGAATCGACGGCGCAAGTGAGACACGTCAGCTATTCCAGATCACCTTGCCGCTAATTATGGAACAAATTAAATTTGTCATTATTACAGTGCTCTACACCACGTTGAATTTGAATTTTGTTATTATTATGTCCACCACGGGCGGCGGACCAAATTATCAGTCGGAAGTCATGGGGTCGTATATTTACCGCTTCGCCTTTGCTTCCAACCGTGTAGGTTACGCAAGCGCTGCAGCAGTCATTCTGCTTATCATTTCAACAGGTTTGGCTTTATTGGTTAAGCGCGTACTGGAACGAAATAGCGAGGAGTTATAA
- a CDS encoding ABC transporter substrate-binding protein, translating to MKKGFRMITTVMTTVLVSAMLFTGCSTKSAENSKVSTNTPTENASGETASKGLSGNLELQVFVGGYGDAWWNEMIDGFQKENPDLKIKKNMGAQINATMKTRWLGEDTPDLVFLDGPDLAWDAMEADGQFLDLRSFYSSAAISEGKLVKDSIMKGLVDENKEVYRAPYILSTWGTWYDDKYFTDNNLKVPSNFDELMALGEQLKKQKVSLMDFAGQYQYLLRGTLYQQLISEGGTLLQDAVSLKPGVFTSPAFKKALTKYEKLAKAGYFLNGTVALNHTQSQMEWLNHNAALIPNGLWLESEMKKDIPSGFNMKFIPSVMQDAGQPYAVGVNSINIAISSKAKNKEAALAFLGYLYREENVKRFVEMTGSPAALNIDISNLNVADSTKSVQNWLADSNVAVVPQPRNIPQQVEDVLRNGVNAIILGEATVDSVAESAEQEAVKVR from the coding sequence ATGAAAAAGGGGTTCCGAATGATCACAACGGTTATGACAACCGTACTTGTAAGCGCAATGCTGTTTACCGGGTGCAGTACGAAATCTGCGGAAAATTCCAAGGTTTCAACGAACACGCCGACGGAGAACGCATCTGGCGAGACTGCCTCCAAAGGATTGAGCGGTAATCTGGAGCTTCAAGTTTTTGTAGGCGGTTATGGCGATGCATGGTGGAACGAAATGATCGACGGCTTCCAAAAGGAAAATCCAGATCTTAAAATCAAAAAGAATATGGGCGCGCAAATTAATGCAACGATGAAAACCCGCTGGCTGGGAGAAGATACGCCGGATTTAGTCTTTCTGGACGGCCCCGATCTGGCTTGGGATGCGATGGAGGCGGACGGGCAGTTTCTGGATCTGCGCAGCTTCTACAGCAGCGCTGCCATCAGTGAAGGAAAGCTTGTGAAAGATTCAATTATGAAGGGTCTCGTGGATGAGAATAAAGAAGTGTACCGCGCTCCGTACATCCTTAGTACATGGGGGACTTGGTACGATGACAAATACTTTACCGATAATAACCTGAAGGTTCCTTCCAACTTCGATGAACTGATGGCACTGGGAGAGCAGCTAAAGAAGCAGAAAGTAAGCTTGATGGACTTTGCCGGTCAATACCAATACTTGCTAAGAGGCACGTTGTATCAGCAGTTGATTTCTGAAGGCGGTACGCTGCTGCAAGATGCTGTTTCCCTCAAGCCCGGCGTCTTTACAAGCCCTGCATTTAAGAAAGCGTTGACTAAATATGAAAAGCTCGCAAAAGCAGGCTACTTCTTGAACGGCACGGTGGCGCTCAATCATACGCAATCGCAAATGGAGTGGCTTAACCATAACGCGGCACTTATTCCGAACGGATTATGGCTAGAGTCGGAGATGAAGAAGGATATTCCCTCCGGCTTTAATATGAAATTCATTCCATCCGTGATGCAGGATGCCGGGCAGCCTTATGCTGTCGGCGTGAACAGCATCAATATAGCAATCTCCTCTAAAGCCAAAAACAAAGAGGCGGCGCTTGCTTTCCTGGGTTACCTGTACCGCGAAGAGAATGTGAAACGTTTTGTAGAGATGACAGGTTCCCCTGCGGCACTAAATATTGATATTTCAAATTTGAATGTGGCAGACAGCACCAAGAGCGTACAGAATTGGCTTGCCGACAGCAACGTTGCTGTCGTACCGCAGCCGCGTAACATTCCTCAACAAGTCGAGGATGTGCTTCGAAACGGAGTCAATGCGATTATTCTCGGCGAAGCGACAGTGGATAGTGTAGCTGAAAGCGCTGAACAAGAGGCGGTAAAAGTAAGGTAA